In Patescibacteria group bacterium, one DNA window encodes the following:
- a CDS encoding replication-associated recombination protein A: MKSFLNPLADRMRPEKLEDFLGQEEILGKDKLLKKAIELDQLPSIIFWGPPGSGKTTLAYIVAKKTKSDFKKISAVDTGLKELKEIVEIAKQNQRFGKKTILFIDEIHRWNKKQQDALLPDVEKGLIVLIGATTENPSFEVVGSLLSRCRVFVLKQLTKEHLIKIINKAIKDKEKGLGYLKLKIDKKVIEVLAQMSNGDARTALNALEYASSLSKNITLENIKEAFQKSYLLYDKNGDEHYNIISALHKSMRGSDANAALYWLTRMLEAGEDPLYVARRVIRFASEDIGLENSRALEQAVSAYNACHYIGMPECGVILAQVVVYMAKCKKSNELYIAYEKAMADVKEYGNLSVPLHIRNAPTKLMKDLNYGKNYKYSPDFNYKEKQDYLPEKLKNKKYLK; encoded by the coding sequence ATGAAAAGTTTTTTAAATCCATTGGCCGACAGAATGAGGCCGGAAAAACTAGAGGACTTTCTCGGGCAGGAAGAAATTCTTGGTAAAGATAAATTACTGAAAAAGGCAATTGAACTTGACCAATTGCCTTCAATTATTTTCTGGGGGCCGCCGGGAAGCGGAAAAACAACCTTGGCTTATATTGTTGCCAAGAAGACAAAATCTGATTTTAAAAAAATCAGCGCTGTTGATACTGGTTTGAAAGAATTGAAAGAAATCGTGGAAATCGCAAAGCAGAACCAGAGATTTGGCAAAAAAACTATTTTATTTATTGATGAAATCCATCGCTGGAACAAAAAACAGCAGGACGCCTTATTACCTGACGTTGAAAAGGGATTGATTGTTTTAATCGGCGCAACAACAGAAAATCCCAGTTTTGAAGTTGTCGGCTCTTTATTGTCACGCTGCCGGGTTTTTGTTTTAAAGCAATTAACAAAAGAGCATTTAATTAAAATTATCAATAAAGCAATTAAAGATAAGGAAAAGGGGCTGGGGTATTTAAAACTTAAGATAGACAAGAAAGTGATTGAAGTTCTGGCGCAGATGAGCAATGGCGATGCGCGAACTGCTTTAAATGCACTGGAATACGCTTCGTCTTTGTCAAAAAATATTACTTTAGAAAATATTAAAGAAGCTTTTCAGAAATCGTATCTGCTTTACGATAAAAATGGGGATGAACATTACAATATTATTTCTGCTTTGCATAAATCAATGCGTGGGTCGGATGCGAATGCTGCGCTTTACTGGCTAACAAGAATGCTGGAAGCAGGGGAGGATCCTTTGTATGTTGCGCGCAGAGTAATTAGGTTTGCTTCAGAAGATATCGGATTGGAAAATTCGCGCGCTCTAGAGCAGGCAGTAAGCGCTTATAATGCCTGTCATTATATCGGTATGCCGGAATGCGGTGTGATTCTTGCGCAGGTAGTTGTTTATATGGCAAAGTGCAAAAAGTCCAATGAATTGTATATTGCTTATGAAAAAGCAATGGCTGATGTTAAAGAATATGGAAATTTGTCTGTGCCACTGCATATCCGCAACGCGCCGACAAAATTAATGAAGGATTTAAATTACGGTAAGAATTATAAATATTCCCCTGATTTTAATTATAAAGAAAAGCAGGACTATTTGCCGGAAAAATTAAAAAACAAAAAGTATTTGAAATAA
- a CDS encoding XRE family transcriptional regulator has protein sequence MNIKQLSKFLVKAKINTYTSSGEGGEKLLLDGSKEFEFKEGGLKYRDRYFGLNFFVGEEIVWEGGKTIWGMNYYGKIISQIVSPGQIYQFLKETLRGISENKPFRGPYRFKKDNFKYFNKTKGTVEKFEGEETIFHKRRLVYKLIYHGGIIKEK, from the coding sequence ATGAATATAAAACAATTAAGTAAATTTTTAGTGAAAGCGAAAATTAACACTTATACTTCAAGTGGCGAAGGTGGAGAAAAACTTCTTCTCGATGGAAGCAAAGAATTTGAGTTTAAAGAAGGAGGATTAAAATACAGAGATAGATATTTCGGGTTAAATTTTTTCGTTGGCGAGGAAATTGTTTGGGAAGGTGGAAAAACAATTTGGGGTATGAATTATTACGGAAAAATTATCTCTCAAATCGTCTCCCCAGGGCAAATTTATCAATTTCTTAAAGAGACGTTGAGAGGAATTTCAGAAAACAAACCATTCAGAGGACCCTACAGATTTAAAAAAGATAATTTTAAATATTTTAATAAAACAAAGGGAACAGTAGAAAAATTTGAAGGAGAGGAAACGATTTTTCATAAAAGAAGGTTGGTATATAAATTGATTTATCACGGCGGAATAATAAAAGAAAAATAA
- a CDS encoding cold shock domain-containing protein: protein MEGTIKRLTDRGFGFVTYEGAEKDLFFHSNELKNAKFDELREGDKVTFDIAESPKGPNATNVNKV from the coding sequence ATGGAAGGAACTATCAAAAGACTCACAGATCGTGGGTTTGGCTTCGTCACTTATGAAGGAGCTGAAAAAGATCTCTTTTTTCATTCAAACGAACTTAAGAACGCCAAATTTGACGAACTTAGGGAAGGTGACAAGGTAACGTTTGACATAGCCGAAAGTCCGAAAGGACCTAACGCTACAAACGTTAACAAGGTGTAA
- a CDS encoding radical SAM protein — protein MKINTIQCKTLLTKSRLPEVDYCINPYVGCLHGCVYCYARFMRRFTGHDESWGHFLDVKINAPEVLARELARKPKKGMVLLGSVTDAYQPVEQEYRVTRAILEILVQHDFPVSVLTKSNLVVRDLDLFKQFSKCEIGLTITTTDQEIARNFEPYSSMPQQRIETLETLHRSGITTYAFIGPILPELTNLEAIFTAIRGKVDFVMAESLNMKCGNWQEIQDVLKEKYPSYLSLYQSGFDKKYWDKIEEQLRALSREFNIPLMGFYRH, from the coding sequence ATGAAAATTAACACTATACAATGCAAAACCCTTCTGACTAAAAGTAGATTGCCAGAAGTAGATTACTGTATTAATCCTTATGTTGGTTGTCTACACGGTTGCGTCTATTGTTATGCCCGTTTCATGAGAAGGTTTACTGGCCACGACGAATCGTGGGGACATTTTCTTGATGTTAAAATAAATGCTCCCGAAGTTTTAGCAAGAGAGTTGGCCAGAAAACCAAAAAAAGGCATGGTGCTTTTGGGAAGTGTCACTGATGCCTATCAACCAGTTGAGCAGGAGTATCGCGTTACTAGAGCAATTCTGGAAATTTTGGTTCAACACGATTTTCCGGTTTCTGTTCTGACTAAGTCTAATCTTGTTGTTCGAGATTTAGACTTGTTCAAACAGTTCAGCAAATGTGAAATAGGTCTAACTATCACAACAACAGATCAAGAAATTGCCCGCAACTTCGAACCTTATTCTTCTATGCCTCAACAAAGAATAGAGACCCTCGAAACTCTTCACCGAAGTGGTATTACTACCTACGCCTTTATCGGACCAATTCTACCTGAGTTGACTAACCTTGAAGCTATTTTTACGGCTATTCGAGGTAAAGTTGATTTTGTAATGGCAGAAAGCTTGAATATGAAATGCGGAAACTGGCAAGAAATCCAAGATGTTCTAAAGGAGAAATACCCCAGTTACTTATCACTCTATCAATCAGGATTTGATAAAAAATATTGGGATAAGATTGAAGAGCAGTTAAGAGCATTGAGTAGAGAATTTAACATACCGTTAATGGGCTTCTACCGACATTAA
- a CDS encoding SWIB/MDM2 domain-containing protein has translation MAQKANSAFMKPLKVSAALAEVVGNGPMPRSEVVKKLWVYIKKHDLQDKTDRRNINADENLKAVFGGKKTVNMFEMTKLVSKHLS, from the coding sequence ATGGCACAAAAAGCAAACTCAGCGTTTATGAAGCCGTTGAAAGTCAGCGCGGCTTTAGCTGAAGTCGTTGGTAATGGTCCAATGCCGAGATCCGAAGTTGTGAAAAAGCTTTGGGTATATATCAAGAAGCACGATCTTCAAGACAAAACCGACAGACGCAATATTAATGCTGACGAAAATCTGAAAGCAGTGTTTGGCGGAAAGAAAACCGTCAATATGTTCGAAATGACAAAGCTTGTTTCAAAACATCTTTCATAG